Proteins from one Pseudarthrobacter sp. BIM B-2242 genomic window:
- a CDS encoding helix-turn-helix transcriptional regulator, translating to MTQIPPLAPSGPECSLRLVDADKVEAVRSRMPGDSDVADLAVIFGLLSDPGRVRILIALLEGEMCVCDLAATTGLSESGVSHALRLLRGPRVVQVRRSGRMAYYSLADSHVRMLLDLGLTHVGHTGKDRLRAVETAQPG from the coding sequence ATGACGCAGATCCCACCCCTGGCCCCTTCCGGGCCGGAGTGTTCCCTCCGGCTCGTCGATGCAGACAAAGTCGAGGCGGTCCGGTCCCGGATGCCTGGAGATTCGGACGTGGCCGATTTGGCGGTGATCTTCGGGCTGCTCTCGGACCCTGGCCGGGTCAGGATCCTGATCGCCCTCCTCGAAGGGGAAATGTGCGTCTGCGACCTGGCAGCAACCACCGGGCTGAGCGAATCCGGCGTCTCCCACGCCCTGCGCCTGCTGCGCGGGCCCAGGGTTGTTCAGGTGCGCCGCTCGGGCAGAATGGCCTACTACTCACTGGCAGACTCCCACGTCCGGATGCTGCTCGATCTTGGCCTGACCCACGTGGGCCATACAGGGAAGGACCGGTTGCGCGCGGTCGAAACCGCCCAGCCAGGCTGA
- a CDS encoding M23 family metallopeptidase, producing the protein MLPSRHGRRRALPRDRSRARAGAAGPRGRSGPHAPSRRPAWLPGASAFAAVAMLASGIPAAHAGLVAAGPVPAAPPAAVEAAPAIAAQAQAVITYPRTDVGTSPAERPAAPAPAGTGSTAGTPAAVPPDAAAAPPGAVPVDATLAAPLASMSISSPFGFRTSPITGGSGELHTGLDLVASCQTAVFSAGSGTVVEAGWSQNGGGNRIVVDHGNGMKSTYNHLSSIEVPVGAVVGKGQRLGGAGTTGNSTGCHLHFEIVRNGVTVDPQGWL; encoded by the coding sequence GTGCTCCCCTCCCGCCACGGCCGCCGCCGTGCCCTGCCCCGAGACCGCTCCCGAGCCCGCGCAGGTGCTGCAGGGCCGCGGGGACGGTCCGGTCCCCACGCCCCGTCCCGGCGCCCTGCCTGGCTTCCCGGGGCCTCCGCTTTTGCTGCCGTCGCTATGCTCGCGTCCGGTATACCCGCCGCGCATGCCGGCCTAGTTGCTGCCGGACCCGTCCCAGCCGCCCCGCCGGCGGCCGTTGAGGCTGCACCGGCCATTGCGGCGCAGGCGCAGGCGGTCATCACCTATCCACGCACTGACGTCGGAACCAGTCCGGCCGAACGGCCTGCGGCACCGGCGCCTGCCGGAACAGGATCCACTGCCGGAACGCCGGCCGCAGTTCCTCCCGATGCAGCGGCGGCACCGCCAGGGGCTGTACCCGTGGATGCCACCTTGGCCGCCCCGCTGGCCAGCATGTCCATTTCGTCTCCGTTCGGTTTCCGGACCAGCCCGATCACCGGCGGGTCCGGCGAACTGCATACCGGACTGGACTTGGTGGCCTCCTGCCAGACCGCAGTGTTCAGCGCCGGCTCCGGCACCGTGGTGGAGGCCGGGTGGTCCCAGAACGGCGGAGGGAACCGCATCGTGGTGGATCATGGCAATGGGATGAAGAGCACGTATAACCATCTTTCGTCGATAGAGGTTCCGGTCGGAGCCGTGGTGGGCAAGGGCCAGCGGCTCGGCGGTGCCGGCACGACCGGAAACTCCACCGGATGCCACCTGCACTTCGAAATCGTCCGCAACGGCGTGACCGTGGATCCCCAGGGCTGGCTTTGA
- a CDS encoding cytochrome c oxidase assembly protein: MSEPEITGPVWLPSLPPSLTEYLAPNLQPVPLIPALTLLAAVFYLAGAIRLWRQGRRWSVVRTCSFLVGCLAILVVMGAGIEGYGLRMFSIFMFQQLTLMMAVPPLLVIGSPGTLLLRATPHGRLGRRVLQAALWGLRSGWGRIAIHPAFMVPLFLLSFYGVYFSGLADLLLPSWYGHVGLELLFLISGILFTVPLISADPLPSRQTHFGRMVDIFAEMPLHAFFGVVVMMATTPMVKFFAAPPPGWNVDPMTDQGVAGGLAWSYGELPGVLLLMFILVRWQREEARSNASIERAELTGGTPELDAYNSYLQHLADRPERHR, translated from the coding sequence ATGTCTGAGCCGGAGATCACCGGTCCGGTCTGGCTTCCTTCGCTGCCCCCGTCGCTTACTGAATACCTGGCGCCCAACCTGCAGCCGGTACCGCTGATCCCTGCCCTGACGCTCCTGGCCGCGGTGTTTTACCTTGCAGGGGCGATCCGGCTGTGGCGGCAGGGCCGGCGCTGGTCCGTGGTGCGGACCTGTTCCTTCCTGGTGGGCTGTCTGGCCATCCTCGTGGTCATGGGAGCCGGTATCGAAGGGTACGGGCTGCGGATGTTCTCCATCTTCATGTTCCAGCAACTGACTCTCATGATGGCCGTTCCACCGCTGCTGGTAATTGGATCACCAGGAACACTGCTGCTGCGTGCCACACCACACGGCAGGCTCGGCCGCCGCGTCCTTCAGGCAGCGCTGTGGGGTCTGCGTTCGGGCTGGGGGCGCATTGCGATTCACCCGGCCTTCATGGTCCCGCTGTTCCTGCTCAGCTTCTACGGCGTGTACTTCTCGGGCCTGGCGGACCTGCTGCTGCCTAGCTGGTACGGCCACGTCGGCCTGGAACTGCTGTTTTTGATCTCCGGGATCCTCTTCACTGTCCCGTTAATCTCCGCCGATCCCCTGCCGAGCCGCCAGACACACTTCGGGCGGATGGTCGACATTTTCGCGGAGATGCCGCTCCATGCCTTCTTCGGGGTGGTCGTCATGATGGCGACCACGCCCATGGTGAAGTTCTTCGCCGCACCCCCTCCAGGATGGAATGTCGACCCGATGACGGACCAAGGCGTGGCCGGCGGACTGGCCTGGTCCTACGGGGAGCTGCCCGGGGTGCTCCTGCTGATGTTCATCCTGGTCCGGTGGCAGCGCGAGGAGGCAAGATCCAACGCCAGCATCGAGCGGGCCGAGCTGACCGGAGGAACCCCCGAGCTGGACGCCTACAACAGCTACCTGCAGCACCTGGCAGACAGACCTGAGCGTCACCGCTGA